From a single Arachis hypogaea cultivar Tifrunner chromosome 3, arahy.Tifrunner.gnm2.J5K5, whole genome shotgun sequence genomic region:
- the LOC112788892 gene encoding uncharacterized protein isoform X2, with protein sequence MHLINMPKVKLKRLILSVLDNLSTKGLYLLAKIVADGSVKCEKTRHNLKQTVKGSLSSALGSKRLNHRQLESRKQIFHLLSNPQQFRNRCEPFSVLKSESCYAAAVKVLRRLESFPSKTLIAMYNKLKGVKCTHQLQPCKHGWGRKKLIKLVNKTCREMFFQLDSKGDLQEPVAKAMAVADLSLKLTLGRDKIFAREFYQFPPDIKSLQTNIMNAIWSVKNEVTLPVLRNLQLLIEPEAKISNRSLRTAFVNLLTEFLFECVDMDSIPKSLSHIIAVIHKNSKITDNVVFSRKYIDKEVDYILGISAQTKQIVLDLLPDHGFDQDFKDAYGEELEESDDSDSGVDDDDHDKLNEDRIYSNYEAESIGDFAPVLFQPSTSIKEEDVSFCPSTTSGRFCGASPDREYIVNKPALHESGTDVVMRDSSCMSCEETEPTSTKQSIEPTSTKQSIERNQYLAIQDACDKTSMLAYNLVGHLLKEFAIIEGLDIKANQRLYLSSDNPIEDVQETEHSSSRNTESLAVIQVVKELVPALPDSAMEKLKILMS encoded by the exons ATGCATTTGATTAACATGCCCAAAGTGAAACTGAAAAGGTTGATATTATCGGTCCTTGATAATTTGTCCACCAAGGGACTATACCTTCTTGCAAAGATTGTTGCGGATGGCTCAGTCAAGTGTGAGAAAACTCGTCACAATTTGAAGCAAACTGTCAAGGGTTCTCTCTCAAGTGCTCTTGGTAGCAAAAGGCTTAATCACCGTCAGCTGGAAAGTCGTAAACAGATTTTTCATCTTCTCAGCAATCCACAGCAATTCCGAAATAGGTGTGAACCTTTTTCTGTGTTAAAATCTGAATCTTGTTATGCTGCTGCAGTGAAGGTACTGCGTCGGCTTGAGAGTTTTCCTTCTAAAACCTTGATTGCAATGTATAACAAACTTAAGGGAGTGAAATGCACACATCAGTTACAACCCTGTAAACACGGTTGGGGACGAAAAAAACTTATCAAGCTAGTGAACAAAACCTGTAGGGAGATGTTTTTTCAACTTGATAGTAAAGGTGATCTACAAGAGCCAGTAGCCAAAGCCATGGCAGTAGCAGACTTATCCCTAAAACTGACACTTGGTCGGGACAAAATATTTGCAAGAGAATTTTACCAATTCCCACCTGATATAAAATCATTGCAGACTAATATAATGAATGCTATATGGTCTGTTAAAAATGAAGTTACATTACCAGTGCTAAGAAATTTACAGCTTCTGATAGAACCCGAGGCCAAAATATCAAATAGGAGCTTAAGGACAGCTTTTGTTAATCTTTTAACCGAGTTTCTATTTGAGTGTGTTGATATGGATAGCATCCCAAAGTCTCTATCACATATCATTGCTGTTATTcataagaattcaaagatcacaGACAATGTAGTATTCAGTAGGAAGTATATTGACAAAGAAGTTGACTACATACTAGGTATAAGTGCCCAGACAAAACAGATTGTTTTGGATTTGTTGCCTGACCATGGATTTGATCAAGACTTTAAAGATGCATATGGggaggaattggaagaaagtgaTGATAGTGACAgtggtgttgatgatgatgatcatgataaACTTAATGAGGATAGAATATATTCAAACTATGAAGCAGAAAGTATTGGGGATTTTGCACCAGTTTTGTTTCAACCCTCTACTTCCATTAAAGAGGAAGATGTTTCATTCTGTCCATCTACAACCAGTGGGAGGTTTTGTGGTGCTTCACCCGACAGAGAATATATTGTCAACAAACCTGCCTTACATGAATCAGGTACCGACGTAGTTATGAGAGACTCATCTTGCATGTCTTGTGAGGAAACAGAACCCACCTCCACTAAGCAAAGCATCGAACCCACCTCCACTAAGCAAAGCATCGAGAGGAACCAATACCTAGCCATCCAAGATGCTTGTGATAAGACAAGTATGCTTGCATATAATCTTGTAGGTCATTTATTGAAGGAATTTGCCATAATTGAAGGCCTAGATATAAAAGCAAACCAGAGATTATACCTCAGCAGTGATAATCCAATTGAAGATGTTCAAG AAACGGAACATTCCTCATCTCGGAACACAGAAAGTTTAGCTGTCATTCAAGTAGTTAAAGAGCTGGTTCCAGCCCTTCCAGATAG TGCCATGGAAAAACTGAAGATATTGATGAGCTGA
- the LOC112788892 gene encoding uncharacterized protein isoform X1, which produces MKFDKTDALSIFSEIKKQHKHIKLKRRFLLAFPPTKSERRKLKKSEFFQKEFLSESLLREDDLFYDTVRARVESAFGVSDVGIDDDILLDDMHLINMPKVKLKRLILSVLDNLSTKGLYLLAKIVADGSVKCEKTRHNLKQTVKGSLSSALGSKRLNHRQLESRKQIFHLLSNPQQFRNRCEPFSVLKSESCYAAAVKVLRRLESFPSKTLIAMYNKLKGVKCTHQLQPCKHGWGRKKLIKLVNKTCREMFFQLDSKGDLQEPVAKAMAVADLSLKLTLGRDKIFAREFYQFPPDIKSLQTNIMNAIWSVKNEVTLPVLRNLQLLIEPEAKISNRSLRTAFVNLLTEFLFECVDMDSIPKSLSHIIAVIHKNSKITDNVVFSRKYIDKEVDYILGISAQTKQIVLDLLPDHGFDQDFKDAYGEELEESDDSDSGVDDDDHDKLNEDRIYSNYEAESIGDFAPVLFQPSTSIKEEDVSFCPSTTSGRFCGASPDREYIVNKPALHESGTDVVMRDSSCMSCEETEPTSTKQSIEPTSTKQSIERNQYLAIQDACDKTSMLAYNLVGHLLKEFAIIEGLDIKANQRLYLSSDNPIEDVQETEHSSSRNTESLAVIQVVKELVPALPDSAMEKLKILMS; this is translated from the exons ATGAAGTTTGATAAAACCGACGCACTCTCAATTTTTTCTGAAATTAAGAAGCAACACAAGCATATTAAGCTTAAGAGGAG GTTTTTGTTGGCCTTTCCACCCACCAAATCTGAGAGAAGAAAATTGAAGAAGTCCGAATTTTTCCAAAAGGA GTTTTTGTCCGAGTCTTTACTCAGGGAAGATGAT TTATTTTATGATACAGTAAGAGCTCGTGTTGAAAGTGCCTTTGGAGTATCCGATGTCGGAATAGATGATGATATTCTTTTGGACGATATGCATTTGATTAACATGCCCAAAGTGAAACTGAAAAGGTTGATATTATCGGTCCTTGATAATTTGTCCACCAAGGGACTATACCTTCTTGCAAAGATTGTTGCGGATGGCTCAGTCAAGTGTGAGAAAACTCGTCACAATTTGAAGCAAACTGTCAAGGGTTCTCTCTCAAGTGCTCTTGGTAGCAAAAGGCTTAATCACCGTCAGCTGGAAAGTCGTAAACAGATTTTTCATCTTCTCAGCAATCCACAGCAATTCCGAAATAGGTGTGAACCTTTTTCTGTGTTAAAATCTGAATCTTGTTATGCTGCTGCAGTGAAGGTACTGCGTCGGCTTGAGAGTTTTCCTTCTAAAACCTTGATTGCAATGTATAACAAACTTAAGGGAGTGAAATGCACACATCAGTTACAACCCTGTAAACACGGTTGGGGACGAAAAAAACTTATCAAGCTAGTGAACAAAACCTGTAGGGAGATGTTTTTTCAACTTGATAGTAAAGGTGATCTACAAGAGCCAGTAGCCAAAGCCATGGCAGTAGCAGACTTATCCCTAAAACTGACACTTGGTCGGGACAAAATATTTGCAAGAGAATTTTACCAATTCCCACCTGATATAAAATCATTGCAGACTAATATAATGAATGCTATATGGTCTGTTAAAAATGAAGTTACATTACCAGTGCTAAGAAATTTACAGCTTCTGATAGAACCCGAGGCCAAAATATCAAATAGGAGCTTAAGGACAGCTTTTGTTAATCTTTTAACCGAGTTTCTATTTGAGTGTGTTGATATGGATAGCATCCCAAAGTCTCTATCACATATCATTGCTGTTATTcataagaattcaaagatcacaGACAATGTAGTATTCAGTAGGAAGTATATTGACAAAGAAGTTGACTACATACTAGGTATAAGTGCCCAGACAAAACAGATTGTTTTGGATTTGTTGCCTGACCATGGATTTGATCAAGACTTTAAAGATGCATATGGggaggaattggaagaaagtgaTGATAGTGACAgtggtgttgatgatgatgatcatgataaACTTAATGAGGATAGAATATATTCAAACTATGAAGCAGAAAGTATTGGGGATTTTGCACCAGTTTTGTTTCAACCCTCTACTTCCATTAAAGAGGAAGATGTTTCATTCTGTCCATCTACAACCAGTGGGAGGTTTTGTGGTGCTTCACCCGACAGAGAATATATTGTCAACAAACCTGCCTTACATGAATCAGGTACCGACGTAGTTATGAGAGACTCATCTTGCATGTCTTGTGAGGAAACAGAACCCACCTCCACTAAGCAAAGCATCGAACCCACCTCCACTAAGCAAAGCATCGAGAGGAACCAATACCTAGCCATCCAAGATGCTTGTGATAAGACAAGTATGCTTGCATATAATCTTGTAGGTCATTTATTGAAGGAATTTGCCATAATTGAAGGCCTAGATATAAAAGCAAACCAGAGATTATACCTCAGCAGTGATAATCCAATTGAAGATGTTCAAG AAACGGAACATTCCTCATCTCGGAACACAGAAAGTTTAGCTGTCATTCAAGTAGTTAAAGAGCTGGTTCCAGCCCTTCCAGATAG TGCCATGGAAAAACTGAAGATATTGATGAGCTGA